Proteins encoded within one genomic window of Nitrospirota bacterium:
- a CDS encoding outer membrane protein transport protein — translation MKKTLPVVLYLLFISIALVMVSTTAFATNGMNLEGYGPIATGMGGASMAYDNGTAAMMNNPATLGLMPEGNRLDVALGYLGPNITAKDESNSFSTTPGASSSSSANAFYMPAIGWVQKAGQMSYGVGMFSQGGMGSEYDANSFLAYGSGEKVRSEVSVGRVLVPFAYEIDKNFSVGASVDFVWAGMDLKMAMNGQQFFNMAGMDMSTPNQHQYGFASGSMVDAFAGMYMAGAFNPANPVPWARFDFSDSSAFTGKAKGTGFGAKVGGVYKVNDDISIGAAYHSKTALSDLETSGAKVSFNVNMDIGYATTGTPNGSYMPATIPLTGKIKVQDFEWPQMAGIGMAFKVSNDLMIVADYKWINWAAVMKEFKMTFTVDAGQAGMAAAFDNTVLNASMDQKWDDQNVIMIGAAYKIDADWTLRGGINYANNPIPDTYLNALFPAIEKTHVIVGAGYMIDKASTIDASFTYAPEVKQTSGPNAPAGGTVTHSQTNAQVMYSYRF, via the coding sequence ATGAAAAAGACATTGCCTGTTGTGCTGTACCTGTTGTTCATCAGTATCGCTTTGGTAATGGTTTCCACGACGGCGTTTGCCACGAACGGCATGAATCTGGAGGGATATGGACCGATCGCCACCGGAATGGGCGGCGCTTCCATGGCCTACGATAACGGGACCGCGGCGATGATGAACAATCCCGCGACGCTTGGTCTCATGCCCGAGGGCAACCGGCTTGACGTTGCGCTGGGATATCTGGGGCCAAATATCACGGCTAAGGATGAATCGAATTCATTCTCTACGACACCAGGTGCGTCATCGTCATCATCCGCAAACGCCTTCTACATGCCGGCAATCGGCTGGGTCCAAAAGGCTGGCCAAATGTCCTATGGCGTGGGCATGTTCTCCCAGGGCGGCATGGGGTCGGAATATGACGCCAACTCGTTCCTGGCATATGGTTCGGGTGAGAAGGTCCGTTCCGAGGTGAGCGTCGGAAGAGTGCTTGTGCCGTTCGCTTATGAGATAGACAAGAACTTCAGCGTCGGCGCTTCCGTGGATTTTGTATGGGCGGGGATGGACCTGAAGATGGCGATGAACGGCCAGCAGTTCTTTAATATGGCGGGGATGGACATGTCCACGCCGAATCAGCATCAATATGGTTTTGCATCCGGCAGCATGGTGGATGCTTTTGCCGGAATGTATATGGCAGGAGCTTTTAATCCTGCTAACCCTGTTCCCTGGGCCCGTTTTGATTTTTCCGATTCCAGCGCATTTACCGGCAAGGCAAAGGGGACTGGTTTCGGCGCTAAAGTGGGCGGTGTATACAAGGTGAATGACGATATCTCGATCGGAGCCGCGTATCACAGCAAAACCGCTTTAAGCGATCTGGAAACAAGCGGCGCCAAGGTGAGCTTTAACGTAAATATGGATATCGGCTATGCGACAACCGGTACTCCTAACGGCAGCTATATGCCTGCGACGATTCCACTCACCGGCAAGATCAAGGTGCAGGATTTTGAATGGCCGCAGATGGCGGGAATTGGTATGGCGTTTAAGGTGTCCAACGATCTGATGATCGTGGCGGATTACAAGTGGATCAATTGGGCCGCGGTGATGAAAGAATTCAAGATGACCTTTACCGTGGATGCAGGCCAGGCCGGCATGGCTGCGGCATTTGACAACACCGTGCTTAACGCCTCCATGGACCAGAAGTGGGATGACCAAAATGTGATCATGATCGGCGCAGCTTACAAGATTGATGCTGACTGGACACTGCGCGGCGGCATCAATTACGCCAATAACCCGATCCCTGATACCTATCTGAACGCATTGTTTCCGGCAATCGAAAAGACGCACGTGATAGTGGGCGCAGGTTATATGATCGACAAGGCATCGACCATTGATGCCTCGTTCACCTACGCTCCGGAAGTGAAGCAGACCTCCGGACCGAATGCCCCTGCTGGCGGGACCGTGACGCACAGTCAGACCAATGCACAAGTCATGTACAGCTATCGGTTCTAG
- the hflX gene encoding GTPase HflX, protein MPPDTIITPEAARALSEASAGIGRQVGLIIDRSGSIRNVLVGTNHDILIPDLSEHRLGARRLRGVRFIHTHLKNTPLNQEDLTDLALLRLDMIAALAVGPNGIPGTISLAYLVPPNPSGIIHEIRPPQSVHALDVDAAEFISDIEREMERAQSALVVAKKDRAILVSVSKKSKHEQEESIEELKELARTDAITVLDTVVQRPHDINPRYLLGEGKLKELIIRSQQLGADLIVFNQDLTPAQVKSIGDITEMRVIDRTQLILDIFARRAHSGDGKVQVELAQLKYRLPRLSERSTALSRLTGGIGGRGPGETRLEVDMRRARDKIRRLEKQLDALGKARDQRRERRIKSEIPIVSIAGYTNAGKSTLFNTLTRSEVKAEDLLFATLDTATRRLRFPRDREVVITDTVGFIKDLPKDLLGAFRATLDEMQDADLILHVVDISNPRFEQQMESVNNLLTEIGLDELPQIVVLNKADLVNRLWARAISARFKGVVCSAIDPNTLGDLLKEIEKRVWGQDRSGFGVQSSG, encoded by the coding sequence ATGCCTCCTGACACGATCATCACTCCCGAGGCCGCTCGCGCGCTCTCTGAAGCTTCAGCCGGTATCGGACGTCAGGTCGGCCTCATCATCGATCGTTCCGGAAGCATCCGGAACGTGCTCGTGGGGACGAACCATGACATCCTCATCCCCGACCTTTCGGAGCACCGGCTTGGCGCGCGGCGCCTGCGCGGGGTGCGGTTCATCCATACGCACCTGAAAAACACCCCCCTGAACCAGGAAGACCTTACGGACCTGGCACTTCTCCGGCTGGACATGATCGCGGCGCTCGCCGTCGGCCCCAACGGGATCCCCGGGACCATCTCGCTTGCCTATCTTGTCCCGCCGAATCCCTCGGGAATCATCCATGAGATCCGTCCTCCGCAGTCCGTGCACGCCCTTGACGTGGATGCGGCGGAATTCATCTCAGACATCGAACGGGAAATGGAGCGGGCGCAATCGGCCCTTGTGGTCGCGAAAAAAGACCGCGCCATCCTCGTCAGTGTATCGAAGAAGAGCAAGCACGAACAGGAAGAGTCCATTGAAGAACTCAAGGAACTCGCCCGAACGGACGCGATCACCGTGCTTGACACCGTGGTCCAGCGGCCGCACGATATCAACCCGAGATACCTGCTCGGCGAAGGAAAGCTCAAGGAGCTCATCATCCGTTCCCAGCAGCTCGGCGCCGACCTCATTGTTTTTAACCAGGACCTGACCCCCGCGCAGGTCAAGTCCATCGGCGACATCACCGAAATGCGGGTCATCGACCGCACCCAGCTCATCCTCGACATCTTCGCGCGGCGAGCGCACAGCGGAGACGGCAAGGTGCAGGTGGAGCTTGCCCAGCTCAAGTATCGCCTGCCCAGATTATCGGAACGCTCCACCGCCCTCTCGCGGCTCACCGGCGGCATCGGCGGACGCGGCCCGGGCGAAACAAGGCTCGAGGTCGATATGCGCCGCGCGCGGGACAAGATCCGGAGATTGGAGAAGCAGCTCGACGCCCTCGGAAAGGCCAGGGACCAGCGGCGTGAACGGCGCATCAAAAGCGAGATCCCCATCGTCTCGATCGCGGGCTACACGAACGCGGGCAAGTCCACGCTGTTCAATACCCTGACGCGCTCGGAGGTAAAGGCGGAGGACCTGCTCTTCGCCACGCTCGACACCGCAACGCGCAGGCTCCGCTTCCCTCGCGACCGCGAGGTGGTCATCACCGACACCGTGGGATTCATCAAGGACCTGCCGAAGGACCTGCTTGGCGCTTTCCGGGCAACGCTTGATGAGATGCAGGACGCGGACCTGATCCTGCATGTCGTGGACATCAGCAACCCGCGCTTCGAGCAGCAAATGGAATCGGTCAACAATCTTTTGACGGAGATCGGTCTTGACGAACTCCCCCAGATCGTCGTGCTGAATAAAGCCGACCTCGTGAACCGTCTCTGGGCCAGGGCCATCTCGGCGCGTTTCAAGGGCGTGGTTTGTTCGGCGATCGATCCAAATACGTTGGGAGACCTACTGAAGGAGATTGAGAAAAGGGTGTGGGGCCAGGACCGTTCAGGGTTCGGAGTTCAGAGTTCCGGGTGA
- a CDS encoding nucleotidyltransferase family protein: protein MYYENVFSSLQKNNIRYVVAGGIALVLHGVVRLTADLDLIVDLEPENLKRFIHAMHELGYLPRNPVKAEGLLDPATRGQWKREKGMEVFSFVDPGQPMTLIDVFIEEKIPFGEVMKDLVRVTAKGITIPVVSLAHLKRLKKAAGRPQDLADIEAIEALENAEEKK, encoded by the coding sequence ATGTATTACGAAAATGTGTTCAGCTCGCTTCAAAAGAACAACATCCGGTACGTTGTCGCAGGCGGCATCGCCCTGGTGCTTCACGGCGTGGTAAGGCTTACGGCTGATCTTGATCTGATCGTGGACCTGGAACCGGAAAACCTGAAGCGCTTTATCCATGCCATGCATGAGCTGGGATACCTACCGCGAAATCCGGTGAAAGCCGAGGGATTGCTTGATCCGGCCACAAGAGGCCAATGGAAGCGGGAAAAGGGTATGGAGGTGTTCTCGTTCGTTGACCCCGGGCAGCCGATGACGCTGATAGACGTATTTATCGAGGAAAAGATTCCCTTCGGAGAGGTCATGAAAGATCTCGTACGTGTTACGGCAAAAGGGATTACGATACCCGTTGTTTCGTTAGCGCATTTGAAGAGACTCAAAAAAGCGGCAGGCAGGCCGCAGGACCTCGCGGACATCGAAGCAATAGAGGCGCTGGAGAATGCTGAGGAAAAGAAATGA
- a CDS encoding TldD/PmbA family protein encodes MHKPIAEKILSLAKDLKADDAEVFIRSSASTSIEVKEQKVDAFDRAKDIGAGLRILVNGKMGFAFTTDLSENALKTLARSALTNAQNVGADVFNSIPATFAANYQSLSIYDPELVALSEKEKIDRVLAMEREAFGVDQRIKRIRKASASFAGSETLIMNTHGAEVSFRGTAASSSIEVVAEEKGESQAGSDFDVKRFYRKLMIEEVARRASRKALDLLGARHIDSAKAPVVLDAEVAGDFLSILASGFSAESVQKKRSLFMTKLGKDVTAPLITVYDDGLLAEGLGSAPSDDETVPMKKKTVIDKGRLALFLYNTYTANKDKTVSTGNGMRGGFKGIPGVGVTNLYIEPGNNSLEELIGSMSRGLYVTEVMGAHTANHISGDFSVGATGFWIEKGRKVYPVREITIAGNILDLMMNVDAVGSDLRFSGRIGSPSLRVKELSIGGK; translated from the coding sequence TTGCACAAACCCATCGCCGAAAAAATCCTCTCCCTCGCGAAAGACCTTAAGGCGGACGACGCCGAGGTCTTTATCCGCTCCTCAGCATCCACCAGCATAGAGGTCAAAGAACAGAAGGTCGACGCCTTTGATCGCGCCAAAGACATCGGAGCGGGTTTGCGGATACTCGTCAACGGGAAGATGGGATTTGCCTTTACCACAGACCTCTCGGAGAATGCACTCAAAACCCTGGCACGATCGGCACTGACGAACGCGCAAAATGTCGGCGCAGATGTGTTCAATTCTATCCCCGCAACGTTTGCTGCCAACTATCAATCACTATCAATATATGATCCCGAACTGGTCGCCCTGAGCGAGAAGGAAAAGATCGACCGCGTCCTGGCCATGGAACGCGAGGCCTTTGGCGTGGACCAGCGGATCAAGCGTATCCGAAAGGCGTCCGCGAGCTTCGCGGGGTCCGAGACCCTGATCATGAATACCCACGGGGCCGAGGTCTCGTTCCGCGGCACCGCCGCATCATCGAGCATCGAGGTGGTTGCCGAAGAAAAGGGAGAATCGCAGGCAGGATCTGATTTCGACGTTAAGCGGTTTTACCGAAAGCTGATGATCGAGGAGGTTGCGCGCAGGGCCTCCAGGAAGGCGCTCGACCTTCTTGGCGCGAGGCATATTGATTCGGCGAAGGCGCCCGTGGTCCTTGATGCCGAAGTGGCAGGAGATTTTTTGTCGATCCTGGCTTCCGGTTTTTCCGCGGAGAGCGTGCAGAAGAAACGGTCTCTTTTCATGACCAAACTCGGCAAAGACGTGACCGCGCCGCTCATCACGGTATATGACGACGGTTTGCTTGCGGAAGGGCTCGGCAGCGCGCCCTCGGATGACGAGACGGTGCCTATGAAGAAGAAAACGGTCATCGACAAGGGCAGGCTTGCCCTGTTCCTGTATAATACCTATACAGCAAACAAGGACAAGACCGTTTCGACCGGGAACGGCATGCGCGGCGGGTTCAAGGGCATTCCCGGAGTGGGCGTGACGAACCTGTACATCGAACCGGGAAACAATTCGCTTGAAGAACTGATCGGCTCGATGAGCAGGGGGCTTTACGTTACCGAGGTAATGGGAGCGCATACCGCGAACCATATATCCGGCGATTTCTCCGTGGGCGCAACCGGCTTCTGGATCGAAAAAGGCAGGAAAGTTTACCCTGTTCGCGAGATCACGATCGCGGGCAACATCCTGGACCTGATGATGAACGTGGACGCCGTCGGCAGTGACCTCCGCTTTTCCGGCAGGATCGGGAGTCCGTCGCTCCGGGTTAAGGAACTCTCGATTGGAGGGAAGTAA